A genomic window from Arthrobacter sp. FW305-BF8 includes:
- the pgsA gene encoding CDP-diacylglycerol--glycerol-3-phosphate 3-phosphatidyltransferase, translating to MTSTEATAAGSNSSGIWNLPNILTMLRIALVPFFVWFLIADAPGLRSESGGWRWAAVAAFAVAIYTDKLDGDIARSRGLVTDFGKIADPIADKLLTGSALVMLCVLNELPWWMTIVILVREWGITALRFFVIRYGVIPASRGGKLKTVVQTVAIFLYLLPLASIAPWLTWVAFAVMLAAVLITVWTGAEYVIQALKVRSEGLRRRAADLGQQENEEGQP from the coding sequence GTGACTAGCACCGAAGCGACCGCGGCCGGCTCCAACAGCTCCGGGATCTGGAATCTTCCCAACATCCTCACGATGCTCCGCATCGCGCTGGTGCCGTTCTTCGTGTGGTTCCTGATCGCCGACGCCCCGGGCCTGCGGAGCGAGTCCGGCGGGTGGCGCTGGGCGGCCGTGGCGGCGTTCGCCGTCGCGATTTACACGGACAAGCTCGACGGCGACATCGCCCGCAGCCGGGGACTGGTCACCGACTTCGGCAAGATCGCCGATCCGATCGCGGACAAGCTGCTGACCGGATCGGCCCTGGTCATGCTGTGCGTCCTGAATGAGCTGCCCTGGTGGATGACGATCGTGATCCTGGTCCGTGAGTGGGGCATCACAGCGCTGCGGTTCTTCGTCATCCGGTACGGCGTCATCCCGGCGTCACGCGGCGGCAAGCTCAAGACGGTTGTCCAGACCGTGGCGATCTTCCTCTACCTCCTTCCGCTGGCTTCCATCGCACCGTGGCTGACATGGGTGGCCTTCGCGGTGATGCTGGCAGCCGTGCTGATCACCGTCTGGACCGGCGCCGAATATGTCATTCAGGCGCTGAAAGTCCGGTCGGAGGGGCTGCGCCGGCGGGCTGCGGACCTCGGCCAGCAGGAGAACGAGGAGGGCCAGCCGTGA
- a CDS encoding CinA family protein has product MTNLHRIAGEAVAAAVGRGVTVATAESLTAGMVAAVLADTPGASAMLQGGVVSYSNTVKRDVLGVSQDLLDAVGSVDEAVAAAMADGARRVCGADLAVSTTGVAGPDAHDGKAVGTVFVGVATAQGVQAFPYSFQGTRAEIRGLACGAALERLQEALAALS; this is encoded by the coding sequence GTGACGAATCTGCACCGGATCGCCGGGGAAGCCGTGGCTGCGGCCGTCGGGCGCGGCGTCACCGTCGCCACCGCGGAATCGCTCACGGCAGGAATGGTCGCCGCCGTACTGGCCGACACCCCCGGGGCCTCCGCCATGCTGCAGGGCGGCGTGGTCTCCTACAGCAACACCGTGAAGCGGGACGTCCTTGGCGTTTCCCAGGACCTGCTGGACGCCGTCGGATCGGTAGATGAAGCAGTGGCTGCCGCCATGGCCGACGGCGCCCGGCGGGTCTGCGGCGCGGACCTCGCCGTCTCCACCACGGGCGTCGCCGGCCCTGACGCGCACGACGGCAAGGCCGTCGGAACGGTGTTCGTAGGCGTCGCCACTGCGCAGGGTGTGCAGGCCTTTCCCTACAGCTTCCAGGGCACCCGGGCAGAAATCCGCGGGCTGGCCTGTGGCGCTGCTTTGGAGCGGCTGCAGGAGGCACTGGCTGCGTTAAGCTGA
- a CDS encoding helix-turn-helix domain-containing protein: MVKQPVSVNGVVRWKDVGLADQAKSEQKERKMVVLRHEIGDVLRDVRQRQGRTLREVSHSARVSLGYLSEVERGQKEASSELLSSICSALDVPLSSMLREVSDRVAVAEGVAVPDTVPQEFSQRYGRDLSSELNNELATEMLSGAR, encoded by the coding sequence ATGGTAAAGCAGCCCGTGTCCGTAAACGGCGTTGTCCGCTGGAAGGACGTGGGCCTCGCCGATCAGGCCAAGAGCGAACAGAAGGAGCGCAAGATGGTTGTACTTCGTCACGAAATCGGTGATGTACTGCGCGATGTCCGCCAGCGGCAAGGGCGTACCCTCCGCGAAGTTTCGCACAGTGCCCGGGTCTCCCTGGGTTACCTGAGTGAAGTGGAACGCGGCCAGAAGGAAGCTTCCTCGGAACTCCTGTCCTCGATCTGTTCGGCGCTGGATGTTCCGCTTTCCAGCATGCTCCGTGAGGTCAGCGACCGCGTGGCTGTCGCCGAAGGCGTTGCCGTGCCGGACACCGTCCCGCAGGAATTCTCCCAGCGTTACGGCCGTGACCTGAGCAGCGAGCTCAACAACGAGCTCGCCACGGAAATGCTGTCGGGCGCCCGGTAA
- a CDS encoding MarR family winged helix-turn-helix transcriptional regulator yields the protein MSNPAEAPGTTAPFEDTLDTALTNVEHQISLFWRRARSISQQLSREVHPDMEPAAYGLLSVIRKSGPIRLTELASSIGVGKPSVSRQIAFLESIGLVLKEADPLDGRAQTIRLTAEGEEKMHQVQDARRQVFRERLGEWPVEDLDALATYMAKLNATYERDGFPRDDV from the coding sequence ATGAGCAATCCCGCTGAAGCCCCCGGAACCACTGCCCCCTTCGAGGACACGCTTGATACGGCACTGACCAATGTGGAGCACCAGATCAGTCTTTTCTGGCGACGGGCCCGGTCCATTTCCCAGCAACTGTCGCGCGAGGTCCACCCGGACATGGAGCCGGCCGCCTATGGACTGCTTAGCGTGATCCGCAAGAGCGGCCCCATCCGCCTCACCGAACTTGCATCCAGCATCGGCGTCGGCAAGCCGTCCGTCAGCAGGCAAATCGCATTCCTTGAAAGCATCGGCCTGGTGCTCAAGGAAGCCGACCCGCTGGACGGCAGGGCGCAAACGATCCGGCTCACAGCCGAAGGCGAAGAGAAGATGCACCAGGTGCAGGATGCCCGGCGGCAGGTGTTCCGTGAGCGCCTGGGCGAATGGCCGGTGGAGGACCTCGACGCGCTGGCCACCTACATGGCCAAGCTCAACGCCACGTACGAACGTGACGGATTCCCCCGGGACGACGTCTAG
- a CDS encoding DUF3046 domain-containing protein yields the protein MRISDFWRLMDDEFGAGYSRVLGGSLVLAGVGGRTADQALAAGVSPRDIWLAVCDVQDVPEERRLGRDIKPRQHGPDLV from the coding sequence GTGAGGATTAGTGATTTCTGGCGGCTGATGGACGACGAATTCGGGGCCGGCTACTCGCGCGTGCTGGGCGGCTCCCTCGTCCTTGCCGGGGTCGGCGGCCGGACAGCCGACCAGGCCCTCGCCGCGGGCGTCAGTCCCCGCGACATCTGGCTGGCGGTGTGCGACGTGCAGGACGTCCCGGAGGAGCGCCGCCTCGGCCGCGATATCAAGCCGCGACAGCACGGGCCAGACCTGGTCTGA
- the recA gene encoding recombinase RecA → MAAAPDREKALEAALAQIDKQFGKGSIMRLGDETRAPIEIIPTGSIALDVALGIGGLPRGRVVEIYGPESSGKTTVALHAVANAQRAGGIAAFIDAEHALDPEYAAKLGVDTDALLVSQPDTGEQALEIMDMLVGSGSLDIVVIDSVAALVPRAEIEGDMGDSHVGLQARLMSQALRKITGRLSQTKTTAIFINQLREKIGVFFGSPETTTGGKALKFYASVRIDVRRIQTLKEGADSVGNRTKAKIVKNKMAPPFKIAEFDIIYGQGISREGGIIDMGVEHGIIKKSGSWFTYDGDQLGQGMENSRRFLRDNPELAAELERLIKEKLGVGTKPAADAEASPKLKAVDGF, encoded by the coding sequence ATGGCGGCAGCCCCGGATCGTGAAAAAGCGCTTGAAGCAGCGCTCGCGCAGATTGACAAGCAGTTCGGCAAGGGATCGATCATGCGGCTGGGCGACGAAACACGCGCCCCCATCGAGATCATCCCCACCGGCTCCATCGCGCTGGACGTCGCACTGGGAATCGGAGGTCTCCCGCGGGGGCGCGTCGTTGAGATCTATGGTCCGGAATCGTCAGGTAAGACCACCGTAGCCCTCCACGCCGTGGCCAACGCCCAGCGTGCCGGCGGCATCGCCGCCTTCATCGACGCCGAACACGCCCTCGACCCCGAGTACGCCGCCAAGCTCGGCGTGGACACGGACGCCCTGCTGGTCTCCCAGCCGGACACCGGTGAGCAGGCCCTCGAAATCATGGACATGCTGGTGGGCTCCGGCTCACTGGACATCGTGGTCATCGACTCCGTGGCAGCGCTGGTGCCGCGCGCGGAAATTGAAGGCGACATGGGCGACAGCCACGTCGGCCTCCAGGCACGCCTCATGAGTCAGGCCCTGCGAAAGATCACCGGCCGGCTGAGCCAGACCAAGACCACCGCCATTTTCATCAACCAACTGCGTGAAAAGATTGGTGTGTTCTTCGGTTCCCCGGAAACCACCACCGGTGGTAAGGCGCTGAAGTTCTACGCCTCCGTGCGTATCGACGTCCGCCGCATCCAGACCCTGAAGGAAGGTGCCGATTCCGTCGGCAACCGCACCAAGGCCAAGATCGTCAAGAACAAGATGGCCCCGCCCTTCAAGATCGCCGAATTCGACATCATCTACGGCCAGGGCATCTCCCGCGAGGGCGGCATCATCGACATGGGCGTGGAGCACGGCATCATCAAGAAGTCCGGGTCGTGGTTCACCTACGACGGCGACCAGCTCGGCCAGGGCATGGAGAATTCGCGCCGCTTCCTGCGCGACAACCCGGAACTCGCCGCGGAACTGGAACGGCTCATCAAGGAAAAGCTCGGCGTGGGAACCAAGCCGGCGGCCGACGCCGAAGCTTCACCGAAGCTGAAGGCCGTTGACGGCTTCTAG
- a CDS encoding regulatory protein RecX, translated as MARAIVLRQLTASPKSRLQLERKLAERNVPEDVAAAVLDRFEEVRLVDDAEFADMWVRSRSQSRRLARGALRRELADKGIDPDTAASALEQVSDEDEEAAARHLVQRKLRPGTDLTDRAERDKTTRRLASMLARKGYQPSQAFRIVGEVLDAAAGGAASGEDTYGAAPSWE; from the coding sequence GTGGCGCGCGCCATCGTACTGCGCCAGTTGACCGCATCGCCCAAGAGCCGGCTGCAGCTTGAACGCAAGCTGGCCGAGCGCAACGTGCCGGAGGACGTCGCCGCGGCCGTGCTGGACCGTTTCGAAGAGGTCCGGCTCGTCGACGACGCCGAATTCGCGGACATGTGGGTGCGGAGCAGGTCGCAGTCGCGCAGGCTCGCCAGGGGAGCCCTGCGCCGGGAGCTCGCGGACAAGGGCATTGACCCTGACACGGCGGCCTCTGCCCTGGAGCAGGTCAGCGACGAGGACGAGGAAGCCGCCGCCCGCCACCTCGTGCAGCGCAAGCTACGGCCGGGCACGGACCTGACTGACCGGGCGGAACGCGACAAGACCACGCGGCGGCTCGCGTCCATGCTCGCGCGCAAGGGGTACCAGCCCTCGCAGGCTTTCCGGATCGTGGGGGAGGTCCTGGACGCCGCAGCCGGCGGCGCCGCGTCCGGGGAGGACACCTACGGGGCCGCCCCGTCCTGGGAGTGA
- the miaB gene encoding tRNA (N6-isopentenyl adenosine(37)-C2)-methylthiotransferase MiaB — translation MSLTYPSPASGTENATGGAVAPRTYQVRTFGCQMNVHDSERMAGMLEAAGYVPADGAQADVVVFNTCAVRENADNKLYGNLGQLAPIKAANPGMQIAVGGCLAQKDRETILKKAPWVDAVFGTHNVGALPALLDRARHNNEAQLEILESLDVFPSTLPTKRDSVYSGWVSISVGCNNTCTFCIVPALRGKEKDRRPGEILAEVQALVDDGAIEVTLLGQNVNSYGVEFGDRQAFSKLLRACGEIPGLERVRFTSPHPAAFTDDVIDAMAETPNVMPQLHMPLQSGSDKVLRDMKRSYRSAKFLGILDKVRAKMPHAAISTDIIVGFPGETEEDFQATLDVVEKSRFATAFTFQYSKRPGTPAADLPDQLPKAVVQERFERLTALQDRIAAEENAKQLGRRVEVMVTAQSGRKSEETHRLSGRSQDQRLVHFTVPEGARAPRPGDLVTVTITEAAAFHLVADPASAADYSLRRSRAGDAWDRAQADTCGVPAPGAAGAAGRTGVSLGMPSLPVRSR, via the coding sequence GTGAGTCTGACCTATCCTTCCCCCGCATCCGGCACCGAAAACGCAACCGGCGGCGCCGTCGCGCCCCGCACCTACCAGGTGCGCACCTTCGGCTGCCAGATGAACGTTCACGACTCCGAGCGCATGGCGGGCATGCTGGAGGCCGCCGGTTATGTACCGGCGGACGGTGCCCAGGCCGACGTCGTCGTCTTCAATACCTGCGCAGTGCGGGAAAACGCCGACAACAAGCTCTACGGCAACCTCGGCCAGCTGGCCCCCATCAAAGCCGCCAACCCGGGGATGCAGATCGCCGTCGGCGGCTGCCTGGCCCAGAAAGACCGCGAAACCATCCTGAAGAAGGCGCCCTGGGTGGATGCCGTCTTCGGCACGCACAATGTCGGCGCCTTGCCTGCCCTCCTGGACCGGGCGCGCCACAACAACGAGGCGCAGCTGGAAATCCTTGAGTCGCTGGACGTCTTCCCGTCCACGCTGCCCACCAAACGCGATTCCGTCTATTCGGGCTGGGTGTCCATTTCGGTCGGCTGCAACAACACCTGCACCTTCTGCATCGTCCCTGCCCTGCGGGGCAAGGAAAAGGACCGCCGGCCGGGGGAGATCCTCGCCGAGGTCCAGGCCTTGGTGGACGACGGCGCCATCGAAGTGACGCTCCTCGGCCAGAACGTGAACTCCTACGGGGTGGAGTTCGGCGACCGCCAGGCCTTCTCCAAGCTGCTCCGCGCCTGCGGCGAGATCCCGGGCCTGGAACGGGTGCGTTTCACGAGCCCTCACCCGGCTGCGTTCACCGATGACGTCATCGACGCCATGGCCGAGACGCCCAACGTCATGCCGCAGCTGCACATGCCGCTCCAGTCGGGATCGGACAAGGTCCTGCGGGACATGAAGCGTTCCTACCGGTCGGCGAAGTTCCTGGGGATCCTGGACAAGGTCCGCGCCAAGATGCCGCATGCGGCGATCTCCACGGACATCATCGTTGGTTTCCCGGGGGAGACGGAGGAGGATTTCCAGGCGACCCTGGACGTCGTCGAAAAGTCTCGCTTCGCCACGGCCTTCACCTTCCAGTACTCCAAGCGGCCCGGCACGCCGGCCGCGGACTTGCCGGACCAGCTGCCCAAGGCGGTGGTGCAGGAACGCTTCGAGCGCCTCACCGCGCTCCAGGACCGCATTGCCGCGGAGGAGAACGCCAAGCAGCTGGGACGCCGCGTCGAGGTCATGGTCACCGCCCAGTCCGGCCGCAAGTCCGAGGAAACGCACCGCCTCTCGGGCCGTTCGCAGGACCAGCGCCTCGTCCACTTCACGGTTCCCGAGGGCGCTCGTGCCCCGCGTCCCGGAGACCTGGTGACCGTCACCATTACGGAAGCGGCCGCCTTCCACCTGGTCGCCGATCCTGCCTCCGCAGCCGACTACTCCCTGCGCCGGTCGCGCGCCGGCGATGCCTGGGACAGGGCGCAGGCCGATACCTGCGGTGTGCCCGCCCCTGGCGCGGCGGGTGCAGCGGGCAGGACGGGCGTGTCGCTCGGCATGCCCTCGCTCCCGGTGCGGAGCCGCTGA
- the miaA gene encoding tRNA (adenosine(37)-N6)-dimethylallyltransferase MiaA — translation MAGQLPVIAVVGPTGSGKSDLAVDLALALGGEVINADAMQFYRGMDIGTAKVTEAEQRGVRHHLLDILDVTQEASVSDFQQQARDAVADIHRRGKRAILAGGSGLYVRAALDVLDFPGTDPEIRARLEQENAAEGSAGLLDRLRVVDPVSAGRLGDARRIIRALEVFELTGRPFSSFMPTREYHQPALQIGLEVDREQLRHRLAVRVHRMVERGLLAEVERLDAQGLRRGKTAPRALGYAQFLKVLDGEADVAQAAEETIVATRQFARRQLTWFRADPRISWLDWQDPHLAAKAAGLCR, via the coding sequence GTGGCGGGCCAACTCCCCGTCATAGCGGTTGTCGGCCCCACCGGTTCAGGCAAGTCCGACCTCGCCGTCGATCTTGCCCTGGCCCTGGGCGGCGAAGTGATCAACGCCGACGCCATGCAGTTCTACCGCGGCATGGACATCGGCACCGCCAAGGTCACCGAGGCTGAACAGCGCGGCGTCCGGCACCACCTGCTGGACATCCTGGACGTGACGCAGGAAGCGTCGGTGTCCGACTTCCAGCAGCAGGCAAGGGACGCCGTCGCGGACATCCACCGCCGCGGCAAGCGGGCCATCCTGGCCGGCGGGTCGGGCCTGTATGTCCGCGCCGCACTCGATGTGCTGGACTTCCCGGGAACCGATCCGGAAATCCGTGCCCGGCTGGAACAGGAGAACGCTGCGGAAGGATCTGCGGGGCTGCTGGACCGCCTGCGGGTGGTAGACCCCGTCTCCGCCGGCCGCCTCGGCGACGCCCGCCGCATCATCCGCGCGCTGGAAGTGTTCGAGCTGACCGGGCGCCCGTTCAGCTCCTTCATGCCGACCCGCGAGTACCACCAGCCCGCCCTCCAGATCGGGCTGGAGGTGGACCGGGAGCAGCTGCGCCACCGGCTCGCCGTCCGCGTGCACCGCATGGTGGAGCGGGGGCTGCTGGCCGAAGTCGAACGGCTGGACGCCCAGGGCCTTCGCCGTGGCAAGACCGCACCCCGCGCACTGGGCTACGCCCAGTTCCTCAAGGTGCTCGACGGCGAAGCGGATGTAGCGCAGGCAGCCGAAGAGACCATCGTGGCCACCAGGCAGTTCGCCCGCCGGCAGCTGACGTGGTTCCGGGCCGACCCCCGCATCAGCTGGCTGGACTGGCAGGACCCTCATCTCGCCGCCAAGGCAGCCGGGCTCTGCCGCTGA
- a CDS encoding DMT family transporter, translating into MTLAVATTPKHSSRRALIVAVASLLGATLFWAGNYVVGAGAVASIDPLSLVLLRWSLALVPLLAIAQLVERPQWRQVLAAWPWLIALSVFGLLGYNLLLYTALEHTDAFSASLINAFNPALITLAAAAFLRERLTRRAVGGVLIALVGVLLVLSNGDLGKLLQAGFGTGELFMLGAIAAWSAYTITGRLAPPLPPITTTAVQAAITVAVLTPLSLAAGGPALPSTQGAIVSLAFIALFPSVLSYLLWNRALTVIPAGNAGVFLNLITVFTALFTILSGRPYTFAQIAGGVIVVAGILLTSTRSRRGRSTAFFWRHRRTGNLEP; encoded by the coding sequence ATGACCCTCGCAGTTGCCACCACGCCAAAGCACTCCTCGCGGCGTGCCCTCATCGTCGCCGTCGCTTCGCTGCTGGGAGCGACTCTGTTCTGGGCCGGCAACTACGTTGTCGGGGCCGGCGCGGTCGCGAGCATCGATCCCCTCAGCCTGGTGCTGCTGCGCTGGTCCCTCGCCCTGGTTCCGCTGCTGGCCATCGCCCAACTGGTGGAGCGTCCGCAATGGCGGCAGGTGCTGGCCGCCTGGCCGTGGCTGATCGCCCTGAGCGTGTTCGGACTGCTGGGCTACAACCTGCTTTTGTACACGGCTCTCGAGCACACGGATGCGTTCAGTGCTTCCCTCATCAATGCGTTCAACCCGGCACTCATAACGCTGGCCGCTGCTGCGTTCCTGCGCGAACGCCTGACTCGGCGCGCAGTTGGCGGTGTCCTGATCGCGCTCGTCGGGGTGCTGCTTGTCCTCAGCAACGGCGACCTGGGCAAGCTGCTGCAGGCCGGGTTCGGGACCGGTGAGCTCTTCATGCTCGGAGCCATTGCAGCATGGTCCGCGTATACGATCACCGGGCGCCTGGCTCCGCCGCTGCCCCCGATAACCACCACGGCCGTCCAGGCCGCGATCACCGTTGCCGTCCTCACGCCACTCAGCCTCGCTGCCGGCGGTCCCGCGCTGCCGTCCACGCAGGGTGCCATCGTTTCCCTGGCCTTCATCGCGCTCTTCCCGTCAGTGCTGTCCTACCTGCTCTGGAACCGCGCACTGACAGTCATCCCCGCCGGCAACGCCGGAGTGTTCCTTAACCTCATCACCGTCTTCACAGCCCTGTTCACAATCCTCTCCGGCCGTCCCTACACCTTCGCGCAAATAGCCGGCGGTGTGATTGTGGTCGCCGGCATCCTCCTCACCAGCACCCGCAGCCGGCGAGGCAGATCCACAGCGTTTTTCTGGCGCCACCGGCGGACGGGTAACCTTGAACCATGA
- the dapF gene encoding diaminopimelate epimerase encodes MNETLAETARPAATTLSGLRFSKGHGTGNDFVLVADPEGVHAISAEQVAQLCDRHRGIGGDGLIRAVPSRLLDEGRQILAENPDAEWFMDYHNGDGSLSEMCGNGVRVFVHFLLAEGLAQLPAGGSLTIGTRGGVKTIVRAGDGYAVDMGPWEFIFPDEAAARAMDSLVTAEGLEVPRPALSVSMGNPHTVVALAELSELRETRLFAAPHVDPAPANGTNVEFVVPAEPLVHEGVGTVTMRVHERGVGETQSCGTGACAAAVAIRHWAGQGAPDAWQVKVPGGVVGVKFFTVAGGREHVELSGPATIVATGTLS; translated from the coding sequence ATGAATGAAACCCTTGCAGAAACAGCCCGGCCCGCCGCCACCACACTGAGCGGACTGCGGTTCTCCAAGGGCCACGGAACAGGCAACGACTTTGTCCTGGTCGCTGATCCCGAGGGCGTGCACGCGATCTCCGCGGAGCAGGTCGCCCAGCTGTGCGACCGCCACCGCGGCATCGGCGGCGATGGACTCATCCGCGCCGTCCCGTCCCGTCTCCTTGACGAGGGCCGCCAGATTCTTGCCGAGAACCCCGACGCCGAGTGGTTCATGGATTACCACAACGGTGACGGTTCCCTGTCAGAGATGTGCGGCAACGGCGTGCGCGTGTTTGTCCACTTCCTCCTGGCCGAAGGCCTGGCTCAGCTGCCGGCCGGCGGCTCACTGACCATCGGCACCCGCGGCGGCGTCAAGACCATCGTCCGCGCAGGTGACGGCTACGCCGTCGACATGGGCCCCTGGGAGTTCATCTTCCCGGACGAGGCAGCGGCCCGTGCCATGGATTCGCTGGTCACCGCCGAGGGACTCGAGGTGCCGCGGCCGGCGCTGTCCGTCAGCATGGGTAACCCCCACACGGTCGTTGCCCTGGCCGAGCTGTCCGAACTCCGGGAGACCCGGCTCTTTGCCGCCCCGCACGTCGACCCGGCGCCCGCCAATGGCACGAACGTTGAGTTCGTTGTCCCGGCCGAGCCGCTGGTGCACGAGGGTGTGGGCACCGTGACCATGCGGGTCCACGAGCGTGGCGTCGGCGAAACGCAGTCCTGCGGCACCGGTGCGTGCGCCGCGGCGGTGGCCATCCGGCACTGGGCCGGGCAGGGCGCCCCGGACGCCTGGCAGGTGAAGGTGCCGGGCGGCGTCGTGGGCGTGAAGTTCTTCACCGTCGCCGGCGGCCGCGAGCACGTTGAGCTCAGCGGCCCGGCCACGATCGTTGCTACTGGGACGCTTTCCTGA
- a CDS encoding class I SAM-dependent methyltransferase, protein MESAHYFSASPAGPFTRKPLTVELAGETRKLQTSSGIFSPDGIDKGTAILLAEVPAPSPQGNLLDIGCGWGPIALTMALRAPHAQVYAVDVNERCIALTNGNAGLLGLNNVTASTPENVDPEIRFDTIWSNPPIRIGKDELHSLLLLWLPRLAPGGSAWLVVQKNLGSDTLQRWLAEVLDSSFTVTRESTSKSFRILRVRKASQ, encoded by the coding sequence ATGGAGTCTGCCCACTATTTCAGCGCATCACCGGCGGGGCCGTTTACCCGCAAGCCCCTCACAGTGGAACTGGCCGGTGAAACGCGGAAGCTGCAGACCTCGTCCGGCATCTTCAGTCCGGACGGGATCGACAAGGGCACAGCCATCCTGCTGGCCGAGGTTCCGGCGCCTTCGCCGCAGGGAAACCTGCTCGACATCGGCTGCGGGTGGGGACCCATCGCCCTCACCATGGCGCTCCGGGCACCGCACGCTCAGGTCTACGCCGTGGACGTCAATGAACGATGCATCGCGCTCACCAACGGGAACGCCGGACTGCTGGGGCTGAACAATGTCACGGCCAGCACGCCCGAGAACGTGGATCCCGAAATCCGCTTCGACACCATCTGGTCCAATCCGCCGATCCGGATCGGCAAGGATGAGCTGCACTCACTCCTGCTGCTCTGGCTGCCGAGGCTGGCACCGGGCGGTTCGGCGTGGCTGGTGGTGCAGAAGAACCTGGGCTCGGATACGCTTCAGCGCTGGCTGGCGGAGGTTTTGGATAGCTCCTTCACGGTGACGCGGGAAAGCACGTCCAAATCCTTCAGGATCCTGCGGGTCAGGAAAGCGTCCCAGTAG
- the hflX gene encoding GTPase HflX has protein sequence MTNQQNPGSEPAAQDMSPEEIQAVIDRILAKDVPAKNAAPANGSRADSQGVLGKAQAISQLAEEHSTYDGDQQDLEERRALRRTAGLSTELEDVTEVEYRQLRLERVVLTGLWTEGTLADAENSLRELAALAETAGSEVLDGLVQRRAKPDPGTFLGSGKALELKDVVMSTGADTVVVDAELAPSQRRGLEDIVKVKVIDRTALILDIFAQHAKSREGKAQVELAQLEYLLPRLRGWGESMSRQAGGQVGGAGAGMGSRGPGETKIELDRRRIRTRMAKLRREIAAMKPARETKRANRRRNAVPSVAIAGYTNAGKSSLLNRLTDAGVLVENALFATLDPTVRKAETADGMGYTLADTVGFVRSLPTQLVEAFRSTLEEVADADLILHVVDVSHPDPEGQIAAVRSVFAEVDARKVPEIIVLNKADAADPFVVERLKQREPRHVVVSARTGEGIAELLEAISEAIPRPSVKMQLLVPYHRGDLISKLHDSDAEILSLEHEEAGTRAVVMVREGLAAELESFSTDD, from the coding sequence ATGACCAATCAGCAAAATCCCGGATCCGAGCCGGCAGCCCAGGACATGAGTCCTGAGGAGATCCAGGCTGTTATCGACCGGATCCTCGCCAAGGACGTCCCAGCCAAGAACGCCGCACCTGCCAACGGCAGCCGCGCTGACAGCCAGGGTGTTTTGGGCAAGGCGCAGGCCATCTCGCAGCTTGCGGAAGAGCACAGCACATACGACGGCGACCAGCAGGACCTCGAGGAACGCCGGGCACTGCGACGCACGGCCGGGCTGTCCACCGAACTCGAAGACGTCACCGAAGTCGAATACCGGCAGTTGCGTCTGGAACGCGTCGTACTCACCGGCCTCTGGACCGAAGGCACGCTAGCCGACGCCGAGAATTCCCTGCGTGAACTCGCCGCCCTGGCGGAAACTGCGGGCTCGGAAGTCCTCGACGGACTGGTCCAGCGGCGGGCCAAGCCGGACCCCGGCACTTTCCTCGGTTCCGGCAAGGCCCTGGAACTCAAGGACGTGGTGATGTCCACCGGCGCCGATACCGTCGTTGTGGACGCCGAACTCGCGCCCTCCCAGAGGCGCGGCCTTGAAGACATCGTCAAGGTGAAGGTCATCGACCGCACGGCCCTCATCCTTGACATCTTCGCCCAGCACGCCAAGAGCCGCGAAGGTAAGGCCCAGGTGGAGCTGGCGCAGCTCGAGTACCTCCTTCCGCGCCTCCGCGGCTGGGGTGAATCCATGTCCCGCCAGGCCGGTGGCCAGGTGGGCGGCGCCGGCGCCGGCATGGGCTCCCGTGGGCCCGGTGAAACCAAGATCGAACTGGACCGGCGAAGGATCCGCACCCGGATGGCCAAGCTGCGTCGGGAGATCGCCGCGATGAAGCCTGCACGGGAGACCAAACGGGCCAACCGCCGTCGTAATGCAGTCCCGTCCGTGGCCATCGCCGGATACACCAACGCCGGCAAGTCCTCGCTGCTGAACCGCCTCACCGATGCCGGAGTCCTGGTCGAGAACGCCCTGTTCGCCACCCTGGATCCCACCGTCCGCAAGGCAGAGACCGCCGACGGAATGGGGTACACGCTGGCCGACACCGTGGGGTTCGTCCGGTCCCTTCCCACCCAGTTGGTGGAGGCCTTCCGTTCCACCCTCGAGGAAGTGGCGGATGCAGACCTGATCCTGCACGTCGTGGACGTGTCGCACCCGGACCCAGAGGGCCAGATCGCCGCCGTCCGGTCGGTGTTCGCCGAGGTGGACGCCCGCAAGGTGCCCGAGATCATCGTTCTGAACAAGGCCGACGCCGCCGACCCGTTTGTGGTGGAGCGGCTGAAGCAGCGCGAACCGCGGCACGTGGTGGTTTCGGCACGTACGGGGGAGGGCATTGCCGAGCTGCTCGAGGCGATCAGCGAGGCCATCCCGCGGCCCAGCGTCAAGATGCAGCTCCTCGTGCCTTACCACCGCGGGGATCTCATCAGCAAGCTGCACGACTCCGATGCGGAGATCCTGAGCCTGGAGCACGAAGAGGCCGGCACCCGCGCCGTTGTCATGGTCCGGGAAGGCCTCGCGGCTGAACTGGAATCCTTCAGCACCGATGACTGA